The Pseudomonas moraviensis genome contains the following window.
GGCTTGCGACTGGATGTCGGCGAAGGCCGGGGTCGGAATGCCGAGGTCCTTGAACATGCTTTTTTCGAACCAGCGATCGCGGGCGATGCGCAGGGCTTCGGCGCTCGGGTAGACCGGCACGAATTGCGAGAGAAACGCCACGGTTTCCGCCGGCACGCTTTCGAATTCGAAGGTCACCAGATCGACTTCATCGGCCAGTTGGCGCAGATGATCCTGATCGCCGTAATCGGCCCGCAGGTGTTCGCCCAACGCAGCGGCGCAAGCGTCCGGCGCAGGGTCGAGAAAAGCGAAGTTCATCCCCAGCGGAGTGCCCGCCAGGGCCAACATGCGACCCAACTGGCCGCCACCGATTACACCGATCTTCATCTCAACAACCTCAGGCAATACGTGGGTCTGGATTGTCCAGGACGCTGTCTGTCTGCTCGGCACGGAAGGTTTTCAGTACCGCGTGGAACTGCGGATGCTTGGCGCCGAGGATGCTCGCCGAGAGCAGCGCGGCGTTGATCGCGCCGGCCTTGCCGATGGCCAGGGTGGCGACCGGAATGCCGGCGGGCATCTGCACGATCGACAGCAGCGAATCGACGCCCGAGAGCATGGCCGACTGCACCGGCACGCCCAGCACCGGCAGGTGGGTCTTGGCCGCACACATGCCTGGCAGGTGGGCTGCGCCACCGGCACCGGCGATGATCACCTCGATGCCGCGGCTTTCAGCCTCTTCGGCGTACTGGAACAGCAGATCCGGGGTGCGGTGGGCGGAGACCACCTTGACCTCGTACGGGATGCCGAGCTTTTCCAGCATATCGGCGGTGTGGCTAAGGGTGGACCAATCGGACTTGGAGCCCATGATCACGCCAACCAGTGCACTCATCGTCGCGCCTCTTCTCTCTGGAGCGCCCGCAGGCGCGTCATAAAACAACAAGCCACGCAGGTTGCGTGGCTTGATTGTGCGAAAAATGGCCGGACGTGCCGGCCGAAGGCCGCGCAGTATACCGCAAAGAAAGCAATAAACAGCCCCCGAAACGACCATCTGTCAAATGAGCGAAAGGCCCGGTTTTATTGACTTGAAGGTCAGCGCCGCAACACCACAAATCCCTGTAGGAGTGAGCCTGCTCGCGATGGCGGTGTGTCAGTCACATCATCGTTGAATGTGCAGACGCTATCGCGAGCAGGCTCACTCCTACAAAGGGTCCGCGTAGGGTCAGGAAGACTGTGCAGCGCCGCCTTCAAGCTTGCGCCACAGCAACCGCACGTTGGCCTTGCGCACCAGGGCGCAGCGGTACAGGCGGATCTCCAGCGGCACATGCCATTGCGGGCCGCCACAGACCACCAGTTCGCCGCGCGCCAGTTCGGCGCGTACGCTCAGTTGCGGCACCCAGGCGATACCCAGGCCTTCCAGCGCCATGCTCTTCAGGCTGTCGGCCATGGCGGTTTCGTAGATCGTGGTGAAGCGCAGCTGGCGCTGGCGTAGCAGGCCGTTGACCGAACGGCCGAGAAACGCCCCGGCGCTGTAAGCCAGCAACGGCACGCTCGCCTCACCTTCCAGATCGAACAATGGCTTGCCATCCAGATCCGCCGCGCACACCGGCAGCATCTCGGTCTGGCCCAGGTGCAGCGAGGGGAAGATTTCCGGGTCCATCTGCATCGCCGAATCCGGGTCGTAGAACGCCAGCATCAGATCGCAGCCACCTTCGCGCAGTGCATGCACGGCGTCGCCAACGTTGGTCGCCACCAGCCGCGTGGCAATGTTCAGCCCTTCGTTGCGCAACTGGGCGATCCAGCGCGGAAAAAAGCCCAGGGCCAGCGAGTGCGCCGCTGCGACTTGCATCACCTCGCCCTGCCCGCCTTCCAGATGATGCAGGTGGCGCAGCACTTCACCGAGCTGTTCGACCACGGTGCGCGCGGTCACCAGAAACAACTGCCCCGCCGCCGTCAGTTCGACCGGCGTGCGCGAACGATTGACCAGGGTCAGCCCCAATGCGGCTTCGAGGCTGCGAATCCGCCGACTGAACGCCGGTTGGGTCACGAAGCGCCGTTCGGCCGCCTGCGAGAAGCTGCGGGTAGCGGCCAGGGCACTGAAGTCCTCGAGCCATTTGCTTTCCAGATTCATCACGTCCTCCCGGACACGCACCAAAACAGGTCACACGTCTGCCGCACAGACGGCGTCACATGGGCATTATGCCGAATGTGCATAGGGCAGTGCTGAACAGCATTGGCCCAAAAATCCCCACAAGCCTAGCATTCGCAGCGTTCCGGCACAGACCGGGTCCTTATCGAGATGATTTCTATCATGTCCTCCGCTGCATCTTTCCGCACAGAAACCGACCTGCTTGGCGCCCTCGAAGTACCGGCCCATGCGTATTACGGCATCCAGACCCTGCGAGCGGTGAACAACTTCCGCCTCTCGGGCGTTCCGATTTCGCATTACCCGAAACTGGTTGTGGGCCTGGCGATGGTCAAACAGGCCGCCGCTGACGCCAACCGTGAACTGGGTCACCTGAGCGAAGCCAAGCACGCAGCCATCAGCGAAGCCTGTGCCCGATTGATCCGCGGCGATTACCACGAAGAGTTCGTGGTCGACATGATTCAGGGTGGCGCCGGCACGTCCACCAACATGAACGCCAACGAAGTGATCGCCAACATTGCTCTGGAAGCGATGGGCCACGAGAAAGGCGAATACCAGTACCTGCACCCGAACGATGACGTGAACATGGCGCAGTCGACCAACGACGCCTACCCGACGGCGATCCGTCTGGGTCTGCTGTTGG
Protein-coding sequences here:
- the purE gene encoding 5-(carboxyamino)imidazole ribonucleotide mutase, which encodes MSALVGVIMGSKSDWSTLSHTADMLEKLGIPYEVKVVSAHRTPDLLFQYAEEAESRGIEVIIAGAGGAAHLPGMCAAKTHLPVLGVPVQSAMLSGVDSLLSIVQMPAGIPVATLAIGKAGAINAALLSASILGAKHPQFHAVLKTFRAEQTDSVLDNPDPRIA
- a CDS encoding LysR substrate-binding domain-containing protein; its protein translation is MNLESKWLEDFSALAATRSFSQAAERRFVTQPAFSRRIRSLEAALGLTLVNRSRTPVELTAAGQLFLVTARTVVEQLGEVLRHLHHLEGGQGEVMQVAAAHSLALGFFPRWIAQLRNEGLNIATRLVATNVGDAVHALREGGCDLMLAFYDPDSAMQMDPEIFPSLHLGQTEMLPVCAADLDGKPLFDLEGEASVPLLAYSAGAFLGRSVNGLLRQRQLRFTTIYETAMADSLKSMALEGLGIAWVPQLSVRAELARGELVVCGGPQWHVPLEIRLYRCALVRKANVRLLWRKLEGGAAQSS